GGCATGCTCCGGGCCCGGCGCGAGAGCGAGGCGCTGGCCGCCAGTGCCGCGCGTGAGGGGTCGGCGTAGTCATGGCAGAGCTGAAGATCACCCAGGTGCGCGGCACGATCGGCGCACGCTGGAAGCAGCGCGAAAGCCTGCGGACGCTGGGGCTGCGGAAGATCCGCCAGTCCGTCGTCCGTGAGGACAATGCTCAGACCCGTGGTCTGATCAAGACCGTGCATCACCTCGTCACGGTCGAGGAGGTCTAGGAATCATGAGTGTCATCAAGCTTCACGACCTGAAGCCGGCCCCCGGGTCGAAGACCAAGAAGACCCGCGTCGGCCGCGGTGAAGGCTCCAAGGGTAAGACCGCGGGTCGCGGCACCAAGGGCACCAAGGCCCGCAAGAACGTCCCGTCGACGTTCGAGGGTGGCCAGATGCCGATCCATATGCGGCTCCCGAAGCTCAAGGGCTTCAAGAACCGCTTCCGGGTGGCCTACGAGGTCGTCAACGTCGGCGATATCGCCAAGGCGTTCCCGGAGGGCGGCACCATCGGTGTCGACGAACTGGTGGGCAAGGGTCTGGTTCGCAAGAACACCCTGGTGAAGGTCCTCGGCGACGGCAAGCTGTCCGTCAAGGTCGACGTCACCGCCAACAAGTTCAGCGGCAGCGCCCGCGAGGCCATCACCGCCGCCGGCGGTTCGGCCACCGAACTGTAGAACGCACCACGTCAGAAGGCCCCTGCTCCGGCAGGGGCCTTTTGCGTTGCCGGCTACCCGCCGTGCCTCAGTGATCCAGACCCAGCTGCCCGGACAGCCGGTCGTGGCGCTGTGCGGAATCGGAGTTCAGCCCCACGATGTCGACGTGCTTGCCGCGGGCCCGGTACTTGGTGGTGATGGCGTCCAGGGCGGCCACCGTGGAGGCGTCCCAGATGTGTGACCGCGAGACGTCGATGACCACGGAGTGCGGGTCGGCGGCGTAGTCGAACTGGTAGACCAGGTCATTGCTGGAGGCGAAGAACAGCTCGCCGGACACCCGGTAGGTGACCCTGGCCGCCTCGGCGCCCGCCCCCTCGTCGATGACGCGCTCGACGGTCATGAAGTGCGCGACCCGGCGGGCGAAGAGCACCATCGCGGTCACCGACCCGACGATGACGCCGTAGGCCAGGTTGTGGGTCACCACCGTGACGGCGACGGTGGCCAGCATGACCAGGGTCTCGCTGCGCGGCATCCGGCGCAGCGTCACCGGGTTGATGCTGTGCCAGTCGAACGTCGCCACCGACACCATGATCATCACCGCCACCAGGGCGGCCATCGGGATGAGGCCGACGACGTCGCCCAGGCCGACCACCAGGATCAGCAGGAAGATGCCGGCCAGGAAGGTGGAGATCCGGGTCCGGGCGCCCGACACCTTCACGTTGATCATGGTCTGGCCGATCATGGCGCAGCCGCCCATGCCGCCGAAGAAACCGGTCACCAGGTTGGCCACGCCCTGACCCCAACCCTCCCGGGTCTTGTCGGAAGGCGTGTCGGTGATGTCGTCGACGAGCTTGGCGGTCATCAGCGACTCCAGCAGGCCCACCAACGCCATCGCCAGCGCGTACGGGCCCACGATCTGCAGCGTCTCCCAGGTCAACGGCACCTGCGGCAGGAACAGGGCGGGCAGGCTGGTCGGCAGGTCGCCCTGATCCGCGACGTTCGGGATGTCCAGCCCGAACACCACCACCGCGGCGGTCAGCAAGACGATCGCCACCAGCGGCGCCGGCACCGCGGTGGTCAGTTTGGGCAGCAGGATCAGGATCAGTAGGGCGACCGCGACGAAGGGATAGACCAGCGTCGGCACCCCGAGCAGATGCGGCAGCTGGGCCGTGAAGATCAGGATCGCCAGGGCGTTGACGAAACCGACCATCACGCTGCGCGGGATGAAGCGCATCAACCGGGCCACCCCGAGCACACTGAGCAGGACCTGCAACGCGCCCGCGAAGATGACCGCGGCGACGAAGTAGTCGACCCCGTACTCGCGGGCCAGCGGGGCGATCACCAGGGCGATCGCCCCGGTCGCGGCCGAGATCATCGCCGGCCGCCCGCCCACGATGGCGATGGTGACCGCCATGGTCACCGAGGCGAACAACCCCACCCGCGGATCGACGCCGGCGATGATGGAGAACGAGATGGCCTCGGGGATCAGCGCCAGCGCCACCACCAGGCCTGCCAGCACCTCGGTCTTGAGCCGCCGCGGGGAACGCAGGGCGCTGCGCACAGACGGAGAGTCGGCGGGACGTTCCTGAGGCGGCATGGGGCTCCGTTCACTACAGCACGAGAAATCCCGACGCGCGAGGATCCGGCGGCGTTGCCGGTGAGGGGGCTGGCGGGAAACCGGGGCGGTCTGCGACAGCGCCTCCGGACGGGCCAACCCTACTCTCGGCCCCGGGCACGGTTCCAACGCGCGGCATCCCCGATCGTGAAACCTCGGCGGCAGATCCGGGCCCGCACGCAGCGGTTTCACGTTCGGCGAAAATGTCGGGCCGACCTGCGCCGGTAGGCTCGGAACATGTTCGGATTCCTGCCCAACCTGCCCGGTCCCGACGAGCTGAAGTCCCTGGTCCGCAAGGTCGACACCGCCCGCCACCGCGGCGTACCCGACGGCTGCGTGCTCGAGCTCGATCTGCAGTCCGTGCCGCCGGAGTCCCACGGTTTCGACCCGCTCACCGTCCTTTCGCTCGGCGGCAAGCCGCTGACGCTGCGACAGACCGTCGACGCGCTGCACCGCGCCGCCGAGGACGACCGGGTGGCCGGGCTGATCGCGCGGATCCAGCTGTCCGCCGCCGCTCCCGGCCCGGTGCAGGAACTGCGGGACGCCATCGCGGCGTTCGGGAAGGTCAAGCCGACGCTGGCGTGGGCGGAGACCTACCCGGGCACCCTGTCCTACTACCTGGCCTCGGCGTTCCGCGAGGTGTGGATGCAGCCGTCCGGCACGGTCGGGTTGATCGGCTTCGCCACCAGCGCGCTGTTCCTGCGCGGCGCGCTCGACAAGGCGGGCATCGAAGCCCAGTTCGTGGCGCGCGGTGAGTACAAGTCGGCGGCGAAT
This region of Mycolicibacterium diernhoferi genomic DNA includes:
- the rplO gene encoding 50S ribosomal protein L15, whose product is MSVIKLHDLKPAPGSKTKKTRVGRGEGSKGKTAGRGTKGTKARKNVPSTFEGGQMPIHMRLPKLKGFKNRFRVAYEVVNVGDIAKAFPEGGTIGVDELVGKGLVRKNTLVKVLGDGKLSVKVDVTANKFSGSAREAITAAGGSATEL
- a CDS encoding SulP family inorganic anion transporter; amino-acid sequence: MPPQERPADSPSVRSALRSPRRLKTEVLAGLVVALALIPEAISFSIIAGVDPRVGLFASVTMAVTIAIVGGRPAMISAATGAIALVIAPLAREYGVDYFVAAVIFAGALQVLLSVLGVARLMRFIPRSVMVGFVNALAILIFTAQLPHLLGVPTLVYPFVAVALLILILLPKLTTAVPAPLVAIVLLTAAVVVFGLDIPNVADQGDLPTSLPALFLPQVPLTWETLQIVGPYALAMALVGLLESLMTAKLVDDITDTPSDKTREGWGQGVANLVTGFFGGMGGCAMIGQTMINVKVSGARTRISTFLAGIFLLILVVGLGDVVGLIPMAALVAVMIMVSVATFDWHSINPVTLRRMPRSETLVMLATVAVTVVTHNLAYGVIVGSVTAMVLFARRVAHFMTVERVIDEGAGAEAARVTYRVSGELFFASSNDLVYQFDYAADPHSVVIDVSRSHIWDASTVAALDAITTKYRARGKHVDIVGLNSDSAQRHDRLSGQLGLDH
- the rpmD gene encoding 50S ribosomal protein L30 gives rise to the protein MAELKITQVRGTIGARWKQRESLRTLGLRKIRQSVVREDNAQTRGLIKTVHHLVTVEEV